The Sesamum indicum cultivar Zhongzhi No. 13 linkage group LG6, S_indicum_v1.0, whole genome shotgun sequence genome has a segment encoding these proteins:
- the LOC105164999 gene encoding uncharacterized protein LOC105164999 — protein sequence MNPTKGLIRTPTPLFRTETRKLDPNIRWAFHLHSKFHGFVRTRSSSDRPPVAPTSVPAIASDVRSGLSHSPKQEQLEKIEVNIEKVIYGCRFFAIFAVWGSLVGSFLCFFKGCVYVVSAFQEYFLDRGKVIASLVEATDVYLLGTVMLVFGMGLYELFISNLDKGKSLSNGRSTYRSNLFGLFTLKERPRWLEIKTVNELKTKLGHVIVMLLLIGLFDKSKKAVIQSPVDLLCFSASVLLSSGCLFLLSKLN from the exons ATGAACCCTACGAAAGGCTTAATCCGAACCCCAACGCCGCTATTTCGCACTGAAACAAGAAAGTTGGATCCGAATATCAGATGGGCATTCCACCTTCACTCGAAATTTCATGGTTTTGTGCGCACAAGATCCTCGAGCGATCGTCCCCCGGTTGCCCCGACTTCAGTGCCTGCTATTGCATCAGATGTTCGTTCGGGTCTGTCTCATAGCCCGAAGCAAGAGCAGTTGGAGAAAATTGAAGTGAATATAGAGAAG GTTATTTATGGGTGCAGGTTCTTTGCCATTTTTGCGGTTTGGGGATCACTGGTTGGGTCTTTCCTTTGTTTCTTCAAG gggtgtgtgtatgttgtATCAGCATTCCAAGAATATTTTCTGGACCGAGGGAAAGTGATTGCATCACTTGTTGAGGCTACTG ATGTCTACCTACTGGGAACTGTGATGTTGGTCTTCGGCATGGGCCTTTACGAGCTCTTCATCAGTAACCTTGACAAAGGAAAATCCTTGTCAAATGGAAGAAGTACATACAGATCAAATCTGTTTGGTTTGTTCACTCTCAAG GAACGACCTAGGTGGCTGGAAATAAAAACCGTGAACGAGCTGAAAACCAAACTCGGCCATGTCATAGTGATGCTTCTGCTCATCGGTTTGTTCGACAAGAGCAAGAAAGCAGTCATACAATCACCTGTCGATCTGCTCTGCTTCTCTGCATCTGTGCTCCTCTCCTCCGGTTGCCTCTTCTTACTGTCAAAGCTAAATTAA